In Bacteroidota bacterium, the genomic stretch CGCTACTGATGATTTTGTATCCTGAATATGTTGCCAGAATGAAGGCCCTTGGCCGATACGATTACAGCGATATGATTTTATGGGTTATCAAAGCATTTAAAGACCCTTCGCCTGCAGGAGGAAAATATGTTGCGCAATTATCCAAGGCGCGGTATTTATATTTTTGGTAGATGAATTTCAAGGATACCAATGGCGCACAAAATAAGTCAGTAAATTTACTGATTAGTTATTGGGATGTTCCAAACGTTTTTGCGGTTGGAGATGACGATCAGAGTATATTTGAATTTCCAGGAGCGCGTGTAAAAAACATCATCGATTTTTATCGCTCTTATGAAAGCGAAATTCAGGTGGTTGTTTTTAACTGAAAATTACCGTTCGCATCAGGCAATTTT encodes the following:
- a CDS encoding UvrD-helicase domain-containing protein; the protein is MNFKDTNGAQNKSVNLLISYWDVPNVFAVGDDDQSIFEFPGARVKNIIDFYRSYESEIQVVVFN